The Papaver somniferum cultivar HN1 chromosome 6, ASM357369v1, whole genome shotgun sequence genome segment tcaagctaagacaACTTGATATTCAAGCATACCCTTTCTCATTTTTAATGAAACTCTTGTTATGacttcatgtaagcatgtgagaagtctgtcttgaaattacatagaagaatatacattatggttCGGGTGTCAGAACCATGTATAATCATAGTTCATGGCAAGTATGCCTTTAGAACTAATAATAACAAATATCGTGTTCATTACACATGTTGTTTTAGTGATTAAAGATGTCTTAGAGGTATTCACGAGAGTTGTAACAATACTAAACGTATTTATGAAATAGTTCATGAGTATCTGTTAATTCGTGTTAGGTAGGTGTACGAGGATACGCGTACCTACGAACCAGTTCGTGAACTCAAATGGTCACAGTACACATACTCGACATGTGTACCCAAAGGCTGTCCACGAACTCAGGCTCTTGAGGTACATGTACAGGGTACGAATACCTCCTCTAATTCATGAATTCAGAACACTAGCTATGGcacgcgtactgggtatgcgtacctacctaTATTCCAGAAACTCGGATACATGGTACGTGAATTGGGTATGCTACCTACGTGAATTGGAATATGTGATTAGAGCTCAAGTATTGGAGTTTTACGTCGATGTTGTGACTACAACAACATATGAAAATCTGAACATTGATATGTTTACAAGATCAAGAAATTCAGTCGTGGAATTTTCTGTGACTTCAATATTACTCAATGGTCCGGAGTCTAAATATTAATATATGGAACGATTTCAAAGAATTCAGTTATCGAATTATTGCAACTTAAAGCAGGTTCAGTGTTGTTCTATACTAGAGCTAAcccatctatgagccgaatcgaTGTAGATTCGATACATAGGTAAGTACATCATAAATACTAAAGTACTCCTTAAATAAATTCAATATACATATAATACCGAGAGTCGAGTTGGATGAAGTCCTAGCGCACAGACAACATTTTTAAGACTACCCCGCATTCAATCCAAAATGTGTTGGATTTCGAAGATTACATTTGTATCCAATCCGTTGGTGAACTGTTCGAGCACCCACTTGCAAAAAATACAATTAGACCTGGACCGAATCGGATCTGCAAATTTCCTGCCAAAACCTCACCACTAAACATTAAATAAAAATGTGTTTCCTTAGTAAATACAATGGTCAACTTATGGGTAAGACTGTATGTCCATTTTATTCCCCATTTGGAAATCGGCAATGCACATTTGTTAGTCTTTGGTAAACAAATACTATCTCTTTAGACCTTACCTGCTCCACTAGGATATATAATCAGTTACCTAACTCAATTTTTTAGGAGGCTAATACTGATTTAGTCGCAAGTAAAATACTCTCAACTATCATACAAAAACTCCCTCCACCTTTCCATTAAAAATCTCTTGAGCAAATCATAAaacattccaacaaaaatatTTAAATGCCGAAAGATTCCAACTGTTTTTAAAAATCGCATAAGAGTAGAAACAGTTTTGCTCGGTGCAGCATCTTCAACTGCCCCCAAACGAATTAAAAAAAATGACCAAATCATGTGCTTAGACATGGCAGCACTGCATGGGCAACGAGACATTCCCAAAATGCTCATaacaagaaaacaagaatgaAAGAATAAATTTCTAGATCCCTAAGAAATGCATGAAACCCTATAATTAAATGGCACTTAACTGCTAAATTACTAGACAAATCCAGTAAGTAATGACAACAGACAAACCCGCACACGCACAACCAAATCACCTTCTCATATATTAAATTAATACTaaaagggttattttgtttttaatacTCATGTTTTGTCCAGTTTTAGAGTTcaatctaacatttgtccagctttggATTTGATACTTAGAATTGACGTTGACATGTGTTGATTGTTTAAAactagattttaattaattttaaaaaataaattatatcaGTTTACAATTATATCCCTAATATGGGCAAGCATCCAATGACTAAGGTATATATCCAATAATCCTACGGTCATGACTCTGCAACCACACTCGCCTCCAAGACTTTGTACTACAATTGATGAACCAATAAAATCATTTAAAAGTATGAATTAAGAACATTAAAAACTAATCAACCTGATGCAATCACAACCCATCATTCACTATCGTTCAAGGATTCTCAATCAACTTATAAACTATCAGCATACTCCACGAATAATTCATATGTTCTTTTTCTAGAACACTGCCAAAcatagaatcaatcaattttgaCCAATCCATTATCCTATAACTCAAATTTTCATTCTTCTATATATCAACAGTATGTATGTATCCAGCTAAGAAACAACTAAATAGATGTTGCACTTCCATAAACAATTGACAAATAGACACTGTCACTGAGTACTGAAAATCGAACATGGCTTTTCTCTTGAGAACTTAAACCAAATAAAATTGAACAAGATCTAAAATCATATACATACCGAGATGATATGACCCATAAAATCCCAATTATCCCGAGTGAAGTATTGATTTCACTTGCCTCAGTTAATTTCTCCTTCTCTGATATTGATTTCTCAGGTAATTTTATTCGTCATCTTCTGATTTGatccaacaacatcatcatcttcttttccaATTTTGTCAATTTCAAACACCACCAGCAACACTCGGCAGAATCCACAATCCCTCAAATTTTCAGACCTAACTTCTTCAAACTCTAGAATGATCTGTTGTACCAATTCTTCAATTAATAAACAACCAGTAGaactaattaatttttttatcaaTTAAACCCATCTCTGATATAAACCCATCTTCAAATATGGTAGTTATGAGAGCTAAACTCAAGAAAGGATATGCGGATATATACACATCTGTGATTTATCTACCAATTCTTCAATTCATCTTCACCATCTCCCGTATTCTTGTAAACATGAACTACTACAGATTTGAATCACCATCAATTCCGACGGCTGCAAGTTCTAGAACTTTCTTCTTCTATGTAGTAGACGAGAAGGGAAATAAAGAGTGAATACGGTATCTCAACATTTATCAAAAAAGAAGGGTAAAATTGTCAATTCATAAATATATTAAATGATAAAATtaatcaaaagtaatttaaaataaTTTAAGTTAGATTTCATACGGTCAATGCAGGTCAACGTCAACTCCAAGTACCAAACTCAAAGGTGGACAAATGTTAGGTCAATGCAAGTCAACGTCAACTCCAATTACCAAACTCAAAggtggacaaatgttagaccagaCTCTAAAATTGGACAAAACccgagtaccaaaaacaaaataaccaatACTAAAAACTTGCTAATCAAAAGATTTAAAACAAACAACATACATAATTCTAAGACACCAAAAACAAAGCAAGAAAAGAAAAGGGCAAGGGAGAACTGAAATCAGCATTTCTGTCAATGCCTTGAAAATTCTATTCTACTTAAATGTAACTAACTTACTAATTAACCCCATTAATTCATCTTCTCTTGTTTACTGCTACAAGTCTCAAGCAATGCATCATTacaattctcttcttcttcctcctcttcttcagttGTAGTCATCTCTAAAGCCCTTTTCTCTTGTTCTTCTACATCTTGAACAACAATCATGGAATTCTTCATTGCTCTGCTCTTCAAAGCTCCCAACAGCTCCAAAACAGCTTTATGTTTATCCCTTCTGTTCTTAATCAAAACCTCACTAATATCAGCCGGTGTCATCTGAGCTTTATCAATCACACTCTCAAATTCTTTCATCAATTCAGCTTCTAGCTCATGTTTCTCGAATCCTAGATAATTCTTGAACAGAATTAACAATGCTTGGTAAGAACAGAAACTCATGAAAATATGCATATCCATTCTGCCACATCTGAGCAATGCAGGATCAAGCTTCTCGATGTGATTAGTTGTGAACACAAATATCCTTTCACTGCCACAACAAGACCATAACCCATCAGTGAAATTTAATAAACCCGAAAGAGTAATCGAATTCGCGCCGTGTTCTTCACCCATCGGGCTAATAGACCCAATTCTCATCAAATCAGTCGGAGAAGAATCGTAATGTCCACCACTTCTTGCACCTGATTTCTTCCTGTTATTCAGAGTTATAGAACAATCGATGTCTTCAATCACGATAATCGATTTCGAAGTGGTTTTCATTAACAGCTTCCTCAATTCGGAATTAGTATTAACTTCAGTTAATTCAAGATCGTATATATCATAACCAAGATAATTAGCCATAGCAGCAATCATACTTGATTTCCCTGTCCCGGGTGGACCATAAAGCAGATACCCTCTTTTCCAAGCTCTGCCCGTCTTCTGATAAAACAATTGGCCGTCTGCAAAATCTTTTAAATCCGCCATTAATTCCAACTTCTTAACAGGATCCATGGCTAATGTATCAAAAGTACTTGGATGTTTGAATGGAACAGACTCCCAAGGATTACCACGAGAATCCAACGAACCCCCACGAGAATTTGTATACAACAATCGATCTTGATTCTTCCTTCTAATCTCATTAGCTTTATCCATGATGAAATCAAGATACGATGATAAaatcatcttcttattcttcttctcaattttcaaagtgaaccCTCTTTTCTCATCTGGTAATGGTCTCCATGAGAATGTCTGCGACTGTCTCTGAGTAACAAAATGTTCCCACCAAGCAGTAACGCCATTGAAGGTATCGATGATACAGTCATTATTCGACAACCCAAATGTGAAAGAAGTCGAATTTAAAGCTCTGGTGAGTGAAAGACGAGTACCAGTAATGGAAGCAGAACTGCTCAAGTAAAGCTGAACAGCATTGTAGAGTTCATTAGTATTGACACCATCAATTTCTGTGATGTCGAAGTAACAGTAAGATGAGAACCAGTTGAAGATTTTGTTCAGGAGCTTGACTGATGCAAAACGTAGCTCTGGTGGGAATACTGTGTGGAGCAATGTCTGGCTGAATGCGAAAATTCCCATTATAGATGCCATTGATGTCCAAAATTCCATCATTTTCGAATGTGTAGTGATGAaattatcagaaaatttgaatgcaagatttgattttgataatgggtttgttttcttttatcTAATTGAATGGATTTTGGAGGAGAGAAAGCAGTTCTGAGTTTCTGATGAataaaaaagatgaagtttttggAGTTTTTGTAACAATAATTATCTTTCTTTCTTCAATCCTTTTCTCTGGTTCTTGAATTCCTGAATGGACTCTATCTAAAGGTGCATTCTTGTTTATAGCGTTTGTATAGAGACTAGAGAGGAGGGACAGAGGGAAACTGTTGTTTTTCAGAGGTAAAAACAAAGGAAGATTTTGGATTCTTTGGGTGTGATGATCAATGAGAGGGTCTGAAATATGAATGATTTTGGGGTAGCAATGAACTAGAACTATCTAAAGCTTTGCAGAGTGGTGGTGGGGATGATGATACATCAAGATCTTTGAAAGTGACAGTGAGAGTGTAGCAGTGGGGGGGTGGTACAGTACTACTAATTACTTGTTTGAGAACTGTTCCAAAATCACTTTATATAAATATCTAACTAGTTGGTTCACAACCTCCTCAGATGGTTTCATGTGATGAacttttacaaaaaaataaaaataataataattcaagaTTGCTATCAGGGGTACCCATATATTAAAT includes the following:
- the LOC113290209 gene encoding AAA-ATPase At5g57480-like, coding for MMEFWTSMASIMGIFAFSQTLLHTVFPPELRFASVKLLNKIFNWFSSYCYFDITEIDGVNTNELYNAVQLYLSSSASITGTRLSLTRALNSTSFTFGLSNNDCIIDTFNGVTAWWEHFVTQRQSQTFSWRPLPDEKRGFTLKIEKKNKKMILSSYLDFIMDKANEIRRKNQDRLLYTNSRGGSLDSRGNPWESVPFKHPSTFDTLAMDPVKKLELMADLKDFADGQLFYQKTGRAWKRGYLLYGPPGTGKSSMIAAMANYLGYDIYDLELTEVNTNSELRKLLMKTTSKSIIVIEDIDCSITLNNRKKSGARSGGHYDSSPTDLMRIGSISPMGEEHGANSITLSGLLNFTDGLWSCCGSERIFVFTTNHIEKLDPALLRCGRMDMHIFMSFCSYQALLILFKNYLGFEKHELEAELMKEFESVIDKAQMTPADISEVLIKNRRDKHKAVLELLGALKSRAMKNSMIVVQDVEEQEKRALEMTTTEEEEEEEENCNDALLETCSSKQEKMN